A window of the Parvularcula bermudensis HTCC2503 genome harbors these coding sequences:
- a CDS encoding proton-conducting transporter membrane subunit: MLAQVLFVFGPLTVAGLFVTAGLLAAIGPRKVAPVWALIISMGALGVALALALVSLTSSTAQPMGAIAAPLAQAFLVDSLSATLLVLVGFLGVTVIKYSDRYLDGHPRQPRFIALLCLAVAAVAVLVTSDDLLLLTSAWIISSLIVHFLLTFDGARRQAVAAARKKFVIARLSDLSLLVAVVILITGFETRSMTDIMQIVRTDGSSLPAGIGPAALFIAIAAILKSAQFPTHIWLTEVMEAPTPVSALLHAGVVNAGGFLLIRFADLLLLSPITMFSIATVGGLTAIIGALMMSTQTSVKSALAMSTVAQMGFMIFQCGIGAFSSAALHLVAHSLYKAHAFLAAGTPMARKIPTAVPSSIAALAFVTMGGLYVGIAALLGKDLWVSPAIAGLGMIVVFGITSFAAPLFRRLRTVPFALLGGVGVTLIYFTLQSLTAQLLQGIVPPPGSMALNGLISLVAMVALCGAATFAQATGALTLRQRDGALYLLLFRGFYINTLWDRIISLWPTHSVTSHRRTSYE, encoded by the coding sequence ATGCTAGCGCAGGTCTTGTTCGTGTTCGGGCCACTGACCGTGGCGGGATTGTTCGTAACCGCTGGCCTTCTCGCGGCCATTGGACCCCGAAAGGTTGCGCCTGTCTGGGCCTTAATTATATCAATGGGCGCCCTCGGCGTTGCGCTGGCCTTGGCGCTTGTTTCCTTAACGTCCAGCACCGCTCAGCCAATGGGGGCGATCGCTGCCCCCCTTGCCCAGGCCTTCCTCGTTGATTCATTGAGTGCGACTTTGTTGGTGCTGGTCGGATTTCTCGGTGTGACGGTGATTAAGTATTCTGATCGCTATCTCGACGGGCATCCGCGGCAGCCTAGGTTCATCGCCCTTCTCTGCCTAGCCGTGGCCGCAGTGGCGGTGCTGGTGACCAGTGATGATCTCCTTTTACTGACTTCTGCATGGATAATCAGCAGTTTGATTGTCCACTTCCTTTTGACATTCGATGGCGCCAGGCGTCAGGCGGTGGCGGCGGCTCGCAAAAAATTTGTGATCGCCCGCCTCAGCGATCTTTCTTTGCTTGTCGCTGTCGTGATCCTGATCACAGGGTTCGAGACCCGGTCGATGACCGACATTATGCAGATCGTCCGAACAGATGGCAGCTCTCTTCCCGCCGGAATCGGGCCAGCAGCTCTTTTCATTGCGATCGCTGCGATTCTGAAATCGGCGCAATTCCCAACTCATATCTGGCTGACGGAGGTGATGGAGGCGCCAACCCCCGTTTCCGCCCTCCTCCATGCGGGGGTGGTTAATGCCGGGGGGTTCTTGCTCATCCGCTTTGCGGACCTCCTCCTCCTCTCCCCCATAACGATGTTCAGCATTGCGACAGTCGGCGGCCTTACGGCCATCATTGGGGCACTGATGATGTCCACCCAAACGAGCGTCAAAAGTGCCCTTGCCATGTCGACCGTTGCCCAAATGGGGTTCATGATTTTTCAATGCGGAATTGGCGCGTTCAGTTCGGCAGCGCTCCACCTGGTCGCCCATTCTCTCTATAAGGCTCACGCATTCCTCGCCGCAGGAACACCCATGGCGAGAAAGATCCCAACGGCCGTGCCGTCGTCCATCGCCGCCTTGGCTTTTGTCACCATGGGGGGCCTCTATGTCGGGATTGCGGCTTTGCTGGGCAAGGACCTCTGGGTCTCCCCCGCGATTGCCGGTCTTGGGATGATTGTGGTGTTCGGTATAACGAGCTTTGCGGCCCCCCTCTTCCGCCGTCTTCGGACTGTCCCCTTCGCCCTTCTTGGGGGCGTGGGGGTGACCCTCATCTATTTCACACTGCAAAGCCTGACGGCACAGCTTCTCCAGGGCATTGTCCCTCCCCCGGGATCGATGGCGCTCAATGGGCTGATCTCTCTTGTGGCAATGGTCGCTCTCTGCGGTGCCGCTACATTCGCTCAGGCCACAGGTGCGCTGACACTTCGCCAAAGAGACGGCGCCCTCTATCTGCTTCTCTTCCGAGGGTTTTACATTAATACGCTCTGGGATCGGATTATTTCCCTTTGGCCAACCCATTCCGTGACCTCGCACCGGAGGACTTCCTATGAATAG
- a CDS encoding DUF2309 domain-containing protein, producing MNSELSIKDHLRLTSASDVYPDPRLMEAITIAHRVVAPVWPLNDFVAVNPALNFGDQPFGDGAGTLQAATGGRFMLSKGDLATAAADGRIPSQYVAMALEDLGLATRYAVDDIMQSLLSKESEDALAFWPSVADLARATGEKPWADFVTDQISSWAASYFPDNSAAVKAPWGTHPPFAAWRRYSQRDREPGFMGLKGFRQWAGTLDEDPLTLLTTVMERLNLPPSYLSPYFSRLLGSIRGWAGHARYREWHGDVPVAHSMVTALLAIRAAYDLALFELLPNERAADPWTMFLNRSEEPQRMSVDDAVLVAQTALELAEQDNFIAQLRDQRAIVRDVPRPSIQAVFCIDVRSERLRHAVEAEDPLAQTYGFAGFFGVPLSVLTKTAERRDHCPVLLSPTLHCTHTAHSPQYGEAASAWSGFRSGVVSAFAFVESFGLGAGASILKALSHRKAAPALPSVGNPDPLPPVDERTDLALRILKGMSLGDNLARLVLLVGHDATTENNPYAAGLACGACGGHSGAPNAVIAARILNDPEVRTRLADRGVALPSDTRFLAALHDTTTDDITFLPEPLWPESHVTDLDKAKAVFSAAGAATRRARAHGLGLTGKTVEPQIRRRSRDWSEIRPEWGLAGCNAFIAAPRARTYGMDLEGRAFLHSYDHTTDTEGGILELIMTAPLIVASWISYQYYASSIDNETFGSGDKTLHNNIGDIGVLEGASGDLRVGLPIQSVHDGMRLRHEPTRLRALIEAPTEAIDAVFDKHPDVKALFDHGWLHLTAIIDQGAAFYRYQPGGRWIETGAATPAVFAARAAE from the coding sequence ATGAATAGTGAGCTGTCGATAAAAGACCACCTTAGGCTGACCAGTGCCTCGGATGTATACCCCGACCCCCGTCTTATGGAGGCGATCACGATCGCGCACAGGGTTGTGGCCCCAGTCTGGCCTCTGAATGATTTCGTCGCGGTCAATCCCGCACTCAATTTCGGCGATCAGCCCTTCGGCGACGGTGCGGGAACCCTCCAAGCAGCGACAGGGGGCCGCTTCATGCTGTCTAAGGGGGACCTGGCCACGGCGGCGGCCGACGGCCGGATCCCATCCCAATATGTGGCCATGGCGCTTGAGGATCTAGGCCTGGCAACGCGTTACGCTGTCGACGACATCATGCAATCGCTACTCAGCAAGGAAAGCGAGGACGCTCTTGCCTTTTGGCCGAGCGTGGCGGACCTCGCCAGGGCGACAGGTGAAAAGCCGTGGGCTGATTTTGTCACCGACCAAATCTCAAGCTGGGCCGCAAGTTATTTTCCCGATAACAGCGCCGCGGTAAAGGCCCCATGGGGCACTCATCCTCCTTTCGCCGCCTGGCGGCGCTATAGCCAGCGGGATCGGGAACCAGGCTTTATGGGCCTCAAGGGGTTCCGTCAGTGGGCGGGAACACTGGATGAAGACCCCCTCACGCTTCTCACGACGGTGATGGAGAGACTAAACCTTCCGCCCTCTTACTTGTCACCGTATTTTTCACGGCTATTGGGGAGTATCCGGGGATGGGCCGGTCACGCACGGTATCGGGAATGGCATGGCGATGTGCCAGTCGCCCATTCGATGGTCACCGCCCTATTGGCCATCCGGGCGGCCTATGACCTTGCTTTATTCGAGCTATTGCCCAACGAGAGAGCCGCGGACCCGTGGACGATGTTCCTGAATCGGAGCGAGGAACCGCAGCGCATGTCGGTTGACGATGCGGTCCTGGTCGCGCAGACCGCCCTTGAATTGGCGGAGCAAGATAATTTTATTGCTCAGCTAAGGGACCAAAGAGCGATTGTTCGTGACGTTCCCCGACCATCGATACAGGCGGTCTTTTGTATTGATGTGCGGTCAGAGCGTTTACGCCATGCCGTCGAGGCCGAAGACCCCCTCGCCCAGACCTATGGTTTCGCGGGGTTCTTTGGGGTTCCTCTTTCCGTCCTGACAAAGACGGCGGAGCGGCGAGATCATTGCCCCGTCCTCTTGTCACCAACTTTGCATTGTACCCATACCGCGCATAGTCCACAATATGGCGAAGCCGCTTCGGCATGGAGTGGATTTCGGTCCGGGGTCGTCTCCGCTTTCGCCTTCGTGGAAAGTTTTGGGTTGGGCGCGGGCGCCTCTATCCTAAAGGCGCTGAGTCACCGAAAGGCCGCTCCCGCTCTGCCGTCCGTGGGGAACCCCGATCCCCTTCCGCCAGTTGACGAAAGGACCGACCTTGCCCTGCGGATCCTCAAGGGGATGAGCCTTGGAGACAATCTGGCGCGGCTGGTCCTACTCGTGGGCCATGACGCAACGACTGAAAATAATCCCTATGCCGCCGGCTTGGCCTGCGGTGCCTGTGGTGGACATAGTGGAGCGCCGAATGCCGTCATCGCCGCGCGTATCCTCAACGATCCAGAAGTTCGCACAAGATTGGCCGACCGCGGCGTTGCTCTGCCCAGCGACACCCGGTTCCTCGCAGCGCTTCATGATACGACAACGGACGATATCACATTCCTGCCTGAACCGTTATGGCCAGAGAGCCATGTTACCGATTTGGACAAAGCGAAAGCTGTCTTTTCGGCGGCGGGCGCCGCAACCCGGCGGGCCCGTGCCCATGGCCTCGGTCTGACCGGTAAAACCGTCGAGCCACAGATTCGCCGGCGGTCTCGGGATTGGTCCGAGATACGCCCGGAATGGGGCCTTGCGGGATGCAATGCCTTTATCGCGGCCCCCCGTGCACGGACCTATGGTATGGACCTTGAGGGGCGGGCGTTTCTCCATTCCTACGATCACACGACGGATACGGAGGGGGGCATCCTTGAGCTCATCATGACGGCACCGCTTATCGTTGCCTCCTGGATCAGTTATCAATATTACGCCTCGTCAATCGATAACGAGACATTTGGGAGTGGTGATAAAACACTCCACAATAATATTGGTGATATTGGGGTCTTGGAAGGGGCATCGGGCGACCTTCGGGTGGGTCTCCCCATTCAATCCGTTCACGATGGAATGCGGTTACGGCATGAACCCACCCGGTTGCGCGCCCTGATCGAAGCCCCCACCGAAGCCATTGATGCGGTGTTTGACAAACATCCCGATGTCAAAGCTCTTTTTGATCATGGGTGGCTACATCTGACCGCCATCATTGATCAGGGGGCGGCCTTCTATCGTTATCAACCTGGTGGGCGCTGGATCGAGACCGGTGCCGCAACGCCGGCAGTCTTTGCAGCGAGGGCCGCGGAATGA
- the cysD gene encoding sulfate adenylyltransferase subunit CysD: MKLSRHLIELESEAIHILRDGVAESENPVLLFSAGKDSTVLAHLALRAFYPSPPPLPLLHIDSTWEFGDLLQFRDNFAAEHGFNLIVYANEEGRRQGLNPFDHDKLYTTRMRTDALKAALDQGGYDVIFGGARRDEEATRAKERIVSVRGPGHSWEPRRQRPELWTHFNWTRAPGETLRAFPISNWTERDLWTYIIARNINLAPLYYAAERQVVERDGTLIVVDEPDRMRWLPGETSRPQIVRFRTLGCWPVTGAVSSSAKNAGQVAYENLTVNLSERQGRVSDAGSLEAQKREGYF, encoded by the coding sequence ATGAAGTTAAGTCGTCATTTGATCGAGCTTGAGAGCGAAGCGATACATATCCTCCGTGACGGTGTCGCAGAGTCCGAGAACCCGGTGCTGCTCTTTTCCGCCGGGAAAGATTCAACGGTCCTTGCCCATCTGGCTCTGCGCGCCTTTTACCCATCGCCGCCGCCTCTCCCCCTGCTTCATATCGATTCGACATGGGAGTTCGGCGACTTGCTCCAATTCCGCGACAATTTTGCAGCCGAGCATGGCTTCAACCTTATCGTCTATGCGAATGAGGAGGGACGGCGCCAGGGGCTCAATCCATTCGACCACGACAAGCTGTATACGACACGAATGCGCACCGACGCCTTGAAGGCAGCTCTCGACCAAGGCGGCTATGACGTTATTTTCGGGGGTGCCCGGCGGGATGAAGAGGCGACACGCGCGAAAGAGCGTATTGTCTCGGTCCGTGGACCAGGACACAGTTGGGAGCCCCGGCGGCAACGACCGGAATTATGGACTCACTTCAATTGGACCCGCGCACCGGGAGAAACACTGCGGGCCTTTCCGATCTCCAATTGGACGGAACGAGACCTCTGGACCTATATCATTGCCCGGAATATCAACCTCGCGCCCCTCTACTATGCCGCTGAGCGACAGGTCGTCGAGCGCGACGGCACCCTGATTGTCGTTGACGAGCCCGATCGGATGCGCTGGCTCCCCGGGGAAACATCCCGCCCACAGATCGTCCGTTTTCGGACCCTAGGGTGCTGGCCGGTCACCGGCGCCGTCTCCTCCAGCGCGAAGAATGCAGGCCAAGTTGCCTATGAGAATCTTACCGTCAATCTTTCAGAACGTCAGGGCCGCGTGAGCGATGCGGGCTCCCTTGAGGCTCAAAAACGCGAGGGCTACTTCTGA
- a CDS encoding Fe2+-dependent dioxygenase yields the protein MILTIANILDDETLASVTKTLASLTWQDGRVTAGRTAAQVKNNQQAILSPPKGEALRNELKEAILKNPVFAAAARPKRLSSLLISKATEGGHYGPHIDNALMGSGGTTLRTDLSFTLALTPPDSYEGGELTIHLPGTVERVKPLAGDLVLYPSTAIHEVSPVVQGARIVCVGWVQSLIDDPQIREILFDLENLRASLRTHLPRSSAELLTLDKAIANLLRVHARP from the coding sequence ATGATCCTGACGATCGCCAATATTCTCGATGACGAAACACTGGCCTCGGTCACCAAGACCTTAGCGTCGCTCACCTGGCAAGATGGGCGGGTCACCGCGGGGAGGACAGCCGCCCAGGTGAAGAACAACCAACAGGCGATCCTCTCCCCCCCCAAGGGCGAGGCGCTACGGAATGAGCTGAAGGAAGCGATCCTCAAGAACCCGGTTTTCGCCGCTGCCGCGCGCCCCAAACGCCTTTCCTCCCTCTTGATTAGTAAGGCGACCGAGGGGGGCCATTATGGTCCCCATATCGACAACGCGCTTATGGGCTCAGGGGGCACAACCCTCAGGACCGACCTCTCCTTCACTCTCGCCCTGACCCCGCCAGATTCCTACGAAGGCGGTGAATTGACCATCCACCTTCCGGGTACGGTCGAACGGGTCAAGCCACTGGCTGGAGATCTCGTCCTTTACCCCTCAACGGCGATCCATGAAGTATCGCCGGTGGTGCAAGGGGCCCGGATCGTCTGCGTGGGTTGGGTCCAGAGTCTCATCGACGACCCACAGATACGGGAGATTCTATTCGATCTCGAAAATCTGAGGGCAAGTTTGCGGACCCACCTCCCGCGAAGCTCGGCAGAGCTTCTCACCCTCGATAAAGCGATCGCAAATCTGCTCCGCGTCCATGCAAGGCCCTAG
- a CDS encoding Fe(3+) ABC transporter substrate-binding protein, with translation MLLKVRKAMLHRTLMATALTTLLTACGGGDTSSSDSPTAAMEAGVVNIYSSRHYDTDLALYNDFTEQTGIRVNRIEASADALIERISAEGEFSPADILITVDAGRLWRAEEAGVLSATRSALLEDRIPANLRHPEGLWFGVSKRARVIIYNKENGKPEPLETYEDLADPAHKGKICMRSSSNIYNISLLASIIANDGEDAAQAWAKGVVANLARPPQANDTANIEAVAAGGECEISIANTYYIARMKTAGNPAVDQIGIVFPNQNDRGTHVNISGAGITAQAPNRDNALRFIEYLTEDSAQTYFANGNNEYPVVDGVAPTAAVIELGQFLEDDINASALGENQAMAVRIFDRAGWQ, from the coding sequence ATGTTGTTGAAAGTGAGAAAAGCGATGCTGCACAGGACACTGATGGCGACGGCCTTGACCACCCTATTGACCGCTTGCGGCGGGGGGGACACGTCCTCTTCGGACTCGCCGACGGCAGCCATGGAAGCTGGCGTTGTCAATATTTACTCTTCCCGCCACTACGATACGGACCTTGCGCTCTATAATGACTTTACCGAGCAGACGGGGATCCGTGTCAATCGGATCGAGGCGAGCGCGGATGCCTTGATCGAACGGATCAGTGCCGAGGGAGAATTCAGTCCAGCCGACATCTTGATCACTGTCGATGCCGGTCGCCTTTGGCGTGCCGAAGAGGCCGGGGTTCTCTCTGCCACCCGTTCGGCGCTGTTAGAAGACCGTATTCCCGCAAATCTGAGGCATCCCGAAGGACTGTGGTTCGGGGTCTCTAAACGGGCGCGCGTGATTATCTACAACAAAGAAAACGGAAAGCCTGAGCCTTTGGAAACGTATGAAGACCTCGCAGATCCCGCGCATAAGGGAAAGATCTGTATGCGGTCTTCATCGAATATATACAACATCTCACTGCTCGCTTCGATCATCGCGAATGACGGCGAAGACGCAGCACAGGCGTGGGCCAAAGGGGTTGTCGCCAATCTCGCGCGGCCGCCGCAAGCCAACGATACGGCGAATATCGAAGCGGTTGCCGCCGGTGGTGAGTGCGAGATTTCGATCGCCAATACCTATTATATCGCACGCATGAAAACGGCGGGGAATCCAGCCGTCGACCAGATCGGGATCGTCTTTCCCAATCAGAATGACCGGGGGACTCATGTGAATATTTCAGGCGCCGGAATCACGGCCCAGGCGCCCAACCGCGACAATGCCTTGCGCTTTATCGAATATCTGACGGAGGACAGCGCTCAGACGTATTTTGCCAATGGGAACAATGAGTATCCAGTGGTAGACGGTGTTGCCCCCACAGCGGCGGTGATTGAGCTGGGGCAGTTTCTCGAAGACGACATCAATGCTTCCGCCCTTGGTGAAAACCAGGCGATGGCGGTGCGTATTTTCGACCGGGCGGGCTGGCAATAG
- a CDS encoding ABC transporter ATP-binding protein, whose product MALEFHDVGYSYGTAPILTGVTLTAAAGQVTCLLGASGSGKTTLLRLAAGVLAMQSGRLCLDGDILATGRSSPPPERRPIGLLFQEGALFPHMTVAENIVYGLDPRGDHGSIVAELLEQVGLPGFARRYPHTLSGGQQQRVALARALAPNPRVLLMDEPFASIDMVLRRSLRETVREVLAQRDCVALLVTHDPLEAMMMSDHIAVMEAGRIVQADTPDRLYDAPATLGVARMIGGGTELEGMCVGGLIRTAFGDWSVRSEKVTDGPVRVIVREAPMELRATEEGGAIVTDRRTLGLDVILTLKAPGGERLRVLHPRVKSVPVGDRVLAMPETRAVHLFPPESDLISD is encoded by the coding sequence TTGGCGCTCGAGTTCCACGATGTCGGCTATAGCTATGGGACCGCGCCGATCCTGACCGGGGTGACCCTGACGGCAGCCGCGGGCCAGGTGACCTGTCTTCTCGGCGCCTCGGGGAGCGGAAAAACCACGCTCTTGCGCTTGGCGGCGGGGGTTCTGGCCATGCAGTCGGGGCGCCTGTGCCTCGATGGGGATATTCTGGCAACCGGTCGCTCTTCGCCGCCGCCCGAGCGACGGCCCATCGGCCTGTTGTTTCAGGAAGGCGCGCTTTTTCCCCATATGACCGTGGCGGAGAATATCGTCTATGGTCTCGATCCGCGCGGCGATCATGGTTCCATTGTCGCCGAGCTCCTCGAGCAAGTCGGGCTGCCGGGGTTTGCGCGGCGCTATCCCCATACCTTGTCGGGGGGGCAGCAGCAGCGAGTGGCCCTGGCGCGGGCCTTGGCCCCGAACCCGCGCGTCCTGCTGATGGATGAACCCTTCGCCAGCATCGACATGGTGTTGCGCCGGTCTCTTCGCGAAACCGTCCGGGAGGTGCTGGCCCAGCGCGACTGCGTTGCGCTACTTGTCACCCATGACCCGCTCGAAGCGATGATGATGTCAGACCACATCGCCGTGATGGAGGCGGGGCGGATTGTGCAAGCCGACACGCCCGATCGACTATACGACGCCCCGGCCACCTTGGGGGTTGCCCGAATGATCGGTGGGGGGACGGAGTTGGAGGGAATGTGCGTCGGCGGGTTGATCCGCACCGCTTTCGGCGATTGGTCGGTGCGTAGCGAGAAGGTCACAGATGGGCCGGTCCGTGTGATCGTGCGAGAGGCCCCCATGGAGCTGCGCGCGACGGAGGAAGGGGGGGCGATCGTCACAGATCGCCGGACCCTTGGGCTGGACGTCATTCTGACCTTGAAGGCCCCGGGAGGGGAGCGTCTGCGGGTGCTTCATCCAAGGGTGAAGTCGGTTCCAGTTGGCGATCGGGTGCTTGCCATGCCGGAGACACGCGCCGTTCATCTATTCCCGCCCGAGTCGGATTTAATATCCGACTAA
- a CDS encoding ABC transporter permease — MARSTHLLIIAPMAIAALVMVPIAGVLWSLTEIDRGTVAAAISSTWAGYGLNTVLLMASVALLSGVIGVSTAWVVSTMTFPGRRALSSLLVLPLAAPAYIVAYLYTDLLDYTGPVQGWLRASFDLPPHYWFPEIRSLPGAALMLSLVLYPYVYLLARASFLRQGAAPWLAARCLGDSPWRAFTRVALPMARPAIAGGLALVMMETLADFGVAQYFAVPTFSVGLFRTWLAMGDKVLALQMAAMMLCLVALLVLLEVLSRRGRIATEGAARHHLAPMVLSPKATIGAWILCGFPILFGFLIPMARLVSLTLAAGDPQMPSALMEYTLNTAKVGVAAAIAALLLAIVMAAAARQAPNPAMRSGIRLATLGYALPGTLLAIGLLSPIGALDQSLTRLIRNQFGWEAGLLLTGTIALLVYALVIRFLTVAYNSVASGLAQISPSTEAAARSLGAPPLRVIRTIHLPMSAPSVLAGGMLVLIDVFRELPATLILRPFNFETLATRVYRLASDERLAEASTAALIIVLLGLVPVWFLNRASETRTAP; from the coding sequence ATGGCGCGCAGCACTCACCTTTTGATCATCGCCCCGATGGCGATCGCCGCTCTGGTAATGGTGCCGATCGCCGGCGTTTTGTGGAGTTTGACGGAGATCGACCGAGGGACGGTCGCCGCCGCCATTTCCTCAACCTGGGCGGGATATGGGCTCAATACCGTCCTTCTAATGGCGAGCGTCGCCCTGTTGTCCGGGGTCATAGGGGTCTCCACCGCCTGGGTCGTGAGTACAATGACTTTTCCTGGGCGTCGCGCGTTGTCGAGCCTCCTCGTCCTGCCGCTGGCGGCCCCCGCCTATATCGTCGCCTATCTCTACACAGATCTTCTTGATTACACGGGCCCGGTTCAAGGCTGGCTCCGCGCGAGTTTCGACCTCCCGCCACATTACTGGTTTCCCGAGATCCGCAGCCTGCCCGGTGCGGCCCTGATGTTGAGCCTCGTCCTTTATCCCTATGTCTATCTTCTGGCTCGGGCGTCTTTCCTGCGTCAGGGGGCGGCCCCGTGGTTGGCCGCTCGGTGCCTTGGCGATAGTCCCTGGCGGGCCTTCACGCGCGTTGCACTTCCGATGGCGCGGCCCGCTATCGCCGGCGGGTTGGCCTTGGTGATGATGGAAACCCTCGCCGATTTCGGCGTCGCGCAATATTTCGCGGTCCCGACTTTCAGTGTCGGCCTGTTCCGAACCTGGCTGGCCATGGGAGATAAGGTGCTCGCCCTTCAAATGGCGGCGATGATGCTGTGCCTTGTTGCCCTCTTGGTCCTTCTTGAGGTGTTAAGCCGCCGGGGGCGCATTGCGACTGAGGGGGCAGCCCGCCATCATCTGGCGCCGATGGTTCTCTCCCCAAAGGCGACGATTGGGGCCTGGATTTTATGCGGCTTCCCGATCCTGTTTGGGTTTCTCATCCCTATGGCCCGGCTCGTTTCCCTCACCCTTGCGGCGGGGGACCCGCAAATGCCCTCGGCCCTGATGGAATACACCCTCAACACTGCAAAGGTCGGGGTCGCCGCCGCCATCGCCGCACTCCTCCTCGCCATCGTAATGGCCGCAGCGGCCCGGCAGGCGCCGAACCCCGCCATGCGCAGCGGCATCCGTCTTGCGACCCTCGGCTATGCGCTTCCCGGCACCCTATTGGCGATCGGGCTCCTCTCACCGATCGGCGCTCTCGATCAGTCGCTCACCAGGCTGATCAGGAATCAGTTTGGGTGGGAGGCCGGTCTCCTTCTGACGGGAACGATTGCCCTATTGGTCTATGCATTGGTCATCCGCTTTCTGACCGTCGCCTATAATAGTGTCGCCAGCGGATTGGCGCAGATTTCACCGAGCACTGAAGCGGCCGCTCGATCCCTTGGCGCGCCCCCGCTGAGGGTGATCCGCACCATCCACCTGCCAATGTCCGCCCCGAGCGTGCTTGCAGGGGGGATGCTGGTTCTCATCGATGTCTTTCGCGAATTGCCGGCGACCCTTATCCTTCGGCCCTTCAACTTCGAGACCTTGGCAACCCGCGTTTATCGACTGGCCAGTGATGAACGCTTGGCCGAGGCATCGACGGCGGCTCTTATCATTGTCCTGCTCGGCCTGGTGCCGGTGTGGTTCCTGAACCGCGCCTCTGAGACCCGTACCGCCCCTTAA
- a CDS encoding serine hydrolase — protein MSDDSFQKIAAQTFRPVIDDHDLPGLVIGLSYHGEHYVFTYGLADQANEMPVDANTLFELGSVSKLFNVALAALADEKGVLSLASPVSTVVPELKGSAFDQITIEDLAAHANGGLPLQVPSSLESEEELIRWLAAWEPIAAPDTIRSYSNVGTGLLGMIAGEAFDTSYEEAITAHLLNPLGLNDTYITVPEEALPHYAYGYISGSAEPIRVTPGVFDAESYGIKSSVNDMLRFIDVHLGRIDIPVEIESALSRTREAIYDTAYYGQGMVWEEYNWPIDLARLTEGNSNEMAREPHSITRRDGPIDGTTFLNKTGSTNGFGVYIALIPDENIGVVVLANQRYPNPVRAEATVHLIEHVLSGDDTE, from the coding sequence TTGTCCGACGACTCCTTTCAAAAGATTGCTGCGCAAACCTTTCGGCCAGTAATCGACGATCACGATCTGCCCGGCTTAGTGATCGGCCTGAGCTATCACGGGGAGCATTATGTGTTCACCTATGGCCTGGCCGATCAAGCCAACGAGATGCCAGTCGATGCGAACACACTCTTCGAACTCGGGTCGGTCAGCAAACTGTTTAACGTGGCCTTGGCTGCATTGGCTGATGAAAAGGGTGTGCTATCGCTCGCGAGCCCTGTCTCAACTGTCGTACCCGAGTTGAAGGGCAGTGCATTCGATCAGATCACGATCGAAGACCTCGCCGCGCATGCCAATGGCGGGCTACCGTTGCAAGTCCCTTCATCCCTTGAGAGCGAAGAAGAACTCATTAGGTGGCTTGCGGCGTGGGAACCTATTGCGGCACCCGATACGATTCGATCCTACTCTAATGTCGGCACCGGCCTATTGGGCATGATTGCTGGTGAAGCTTTCGATACGTCCTATGAAGAGGCGATCACGGCGCATCTACTTAACCCACTGGGCCTGAATGACACCTATATCACCGTCCCCGAGGAGGCGTTGCCGCACTATGCATACGGCTATATTTCAGGAAGCGCAGAGCCAATCCGTGTGACCCCCGGCGTGTTCGACGCCGAATCATACGGCATCAAATCGTCTGTAAACGATATGCTCCGTTTCATCGACGTGCATCTGGGCCGAATCGACATACCTGTCGAGATCGAAAGCGCGCTCTCCCGCACGCGTGAGGCAATCTATGATACGGCCTATTACGGACAAGGAATGGTGTGGGAAGAGTACAATTGGCCGATCGACCTCGCGCGCCTGACCGAAGGCAATAGCAACGAGATGGCCAGAGAGCCGCACTCCATTACACGGCGCGACGGACCGATCGACGGAACGACATTCTTGAACAAGACCGGTTCGACAAACGGCTTCGGCGTCTATATTGCTCTCATTCCTGATGAAAATATCGGGGTGGTCGTTCTTGCTAACCAGCGATATCCCAACCCGGTTCGGGCGGAAGCCACCGTGCATCTTATCGAACATGTTCTTTCGGGTGACGACACAGAATAG